The Ziziphus jujuba cultivar Dongzao chromosome 3, ASM3175591v1 region CTATTTTAAGCGCAGACTGAGGTTGTAATAACACTAACAGATAAGACAAGCAGGTAATATATATTAAGAGAATTGTGTAAGCAAAACCAATTGGATTAATAAAGATTTTAAAGCTTATTATAGTTTGACATGAAATATccattttatgtttaaaaaaattatatttacaaattatacacacacaaataagtttatataattatttttttacttatgaAAAGAACAATAGTTACTAGAAAATGCTCAAAACATAAATTGAATCTGAAGTCGATGGAAACTAGTTAGGTGATTTTTCAACTAATGGAAAcatgtaatattattattattattattatttataaattgtactttttgcaaaacaaaaaaattcaactttattatgttgtttttaaaaagtatatttacaaatatatacacacacaaataagatatatatatatatatatataaataaagggccaatcttcttcttctttttatttttattttttttaacatatatatatataaaggggtCATTCCTTGAACCAAATTTTTTGACCAGTATTTATGGAAAATTATCATATCCATTCAAACGCAGATAAAAGATGAGAGATTGAAATTAGTTAATaaggatttaaattttttttttttatgtttttatattttatttactattgCATTAGATCATTTCAATAGCCACTATGATTTGCAATAAGCGTTAGTCAAAAACCTTGGTTCAAGTAACCCTattaatatgtaaatatttaatatatttatataattttatttaacttttttccaAAGAACAATATTTACTAGAAaatgttcaaaacaaaaattgaatttgaggttaatggaaattaattaagtgATCTTTTAACTAACGTGGTGTTTGGGAAGTGTCAAAGTTGAGAGGGAAATTGATTCCTGGGATTTAATTTTCTAGAAATTAgtttctttaaaattattttttctcttgatCTGTTTGGTGAGTAATGAGAAAATTGAGAttgataagtaattaaatttaatattgtataataaattaagggtaaatatgtattttttaaaaaaatttaaaactattttatacGGGATTCTCAAAATGACACTCATATAGATGAGAACAACTTTTCCACGTATTTTCCTACATTGGTGGAAATCTAATTCCTTGGGCCCACACTTTTCCACTTCATAGTAAgtatccaaacaaaagaaagttaTCACTTTCCTAAGagaattagattcccactaacTTTATCTTTACCTAAATATGCAGTAAATtgtaacatatatttatattattattttaaaaatgtattcaatttaaaatttaagaatgaCCACAATTCTATCGGGTTGGATTACGCAGATACCCATATCCATATCCATATTGGGATAAAAGCAGATTCGCGCCAGATTCaaagtttttcattttaaattctcGATTTGTCTCAAAAAGAATAACCCAAAAactttttgccccaaaattctGAACTCTTCCACAATCAGTTCACGAAGTTAGTTCTCTCTCTAATCACAAAGCCTGTTGAAGAAGTAAATTAGGTAGTTGGTAGAGAGTGGTTTATAAAATGCATTTGCAGGTGAATGCACCAATTATGGTGGTTGGTTGTAAATGGGATTTAATAGATGACAATTTCAATGCTCGTATCCTACATACCTGTCTTACTACAAGTTTTCTAGAAGGGAAAATTGAGGATATCTTCTTGTGTTGTATTTTTTAACTCGAGTGTCTGAATATGAGGATGCATACCCACCATAAGTTATATGCATCTTCAGTTTCTTTTGACATGTGGGTGATTTTCAGTTAGGATAGTTAGTTGCTAGTTGTAATAGACTGTGACGTGCAATGATATATAGTCCGTTAGGATTGTTAGTTTCTAGATGGATCAGAGTAGTTTTGACCTATCCTTTGAATTCATGAATGTTCTATAAACTAATACAATCTTAGTTTATCTTGTAGTTTTGACCTATTTTTTTGAATCTTAGTTTATCATGAAATCTTATTGAATCTTAGTACATAAGTTATATGCATTCAATTTCTTTTGACATGTGCTGCTTGTCAGTTAGTATTGTTAGTAGATGTACCAGAATGCTGGCAAATGTCATAGCTATGATTTTGAAAGCTGCCAAAGAAAAAGATGCCTTGCATTCTTTGAATCTATGAATGTTCTACACACTGATACAACCagtatacttttttattttggttggcAAATGTTGTAGCTAAAATTTTGAAAGCTGCCATAGCAAAAGATAACTTGAATAACTAAGTTTAGTAGTTTTACCTATTCATTGAATCAATTATGTACTATACACTAGCACAATCTGTATCTTTTCTTTTAGGTAAGAAACGAAGcatcaaaaattttattctagTTAGTATTATATCATGTTAAAATTTATTCTCAGGGATTAATGTCTTTATTGTTTGCAAATGGTTGCTTACCATCTGAGGTGATATTTGACTACGTTATTTTCTTATATGTTAGTCCTTATAGTGTGACTTCCTATGAGCATGCTGCTGAGAAGGATGGGTTAACTCTTAACGGATTTTTATCACTGGTGCGTATgcgttttttccctttttctttaacCCTTTACCTTGTGTTGTGGTTCAGTTTGGTTTGAGATTTGTTAACTCCTTTTGATTGGTAGTGAAGCTACATAACTTTTATTCCTCTGAATTTCTTGATTTGTTGAACTTCTTAACAAAATTTGATTCCTCATGATCTTTATGCTTGGTCTAATAATTTTATAGATGAAAGGTtgcaaaaatgcatttttttttcagttaacAAGAGTCTAAAATCTTTTAAGAAATATGTGTTTGCAGTGGGCCCTCATGACTCTCCTAGACCCGGCTTCTTACATGAAGAATCTTTTATACATTGGTTATGGTGGTGAACCGACGTCTGCTTTTTGGGTAACTTCTGCTTTTTGGGTAACTTGAAAGAGGACGACAGATATATTGCCAATTGCGACAACCAGTAGAAAATGTGTTCCAATGCTTTGTCTTTGGCCCAAATTGAATGCATTTTCTTGGGGTATTTAGATGGAGGTGAGCTTTTAGGCTCTGGAATCCTATAACCAAAAGCGCATTGTTTGTAATGATGTGGTTTTCAATGAGTTACCAGGTATCTCAATGAAGCTATACACATTTGAGGAAGTTGATGGAAGCAGTGCGGAGCTTGAGTTTGAGGCTGAGTTGCCTCGTAGTCCAATTGGGAATTAGGAAGTTGATTTGATGACATCGAAAGTTGGTGGTGATTTGCCTGAGAAATGAATTGGCCATGGTTAAAGGCAGGCAGATTGGAGCACTGTTTGAGTCATGCAAATGCTAATGTAATTGCCTATGCACTTATAGTTGTGGAAGATCTCAATTCTAGGGGTCCAGTTGAGCCTCGTGTTCAGAGGATGTTGGGTTGTCAAACCTGAAGGAGTTGGTTACAACAAGGCTCCTTGTGGTTTGGTGGATGCATCTTGGCAGTGGAAGAGTGCAAGGGTTCCATGTGTGTTTGTTAGAGGTCGCTTGGGATGTCGGTTAGTTTGTATTGACATTGCTCAATTAGTTAGTGTTCTTAGGAGGTGTTTGTGTAGACATAGGAAACCACATTTGGAAGCATTAGTATGGATTTTGTGCGCGCAAGAGGGATCCATGGGAGTTGCCTTTGTGATAAGAGAAGGCAATGGTGTTTGCCATACAATTGGTGTTCTTAGGCCTGGTATGAGGCTAAGTTATGTGCTTGATAACTAGTGATGGAAGATTGTAAGTAAGGAAGGTAAATGTTGAAGCAATAGGAATTTAGAGTCAAGGTGAAGATTTGTTGTTTGTGATTCTAAATTCATGGACACAAGATTGATGGAATGCTATGAGATGTGCAATGTTGTTTGGAGAGGAAGAATTGAAGGAGGATGTAAAAGAAGTTGGAAAGCATTGGAAGGAGCTGATTAAGGCTTAAAAGACAGAACCTTGAGAGCTAGGGCACTCTTCTCAGAGCTGAGGCTCTCTTAGGTTGACCGGTCAAGAACCGTGGTGCTTTCCATTGGGCAATGCAGCTCTTTCCCGTATCTGATGCTCCATTTTTTGGCTCATGAGATAGAGCCCAGGGCACCGCAGCCCTTCAGATTAAGTGTTGCGATGCTGGTGGAGTTGATGAATAACGCTGGGTGCTGTCTTTAGAGTGTCATGGCATGCAGTGTGTTTTGGGTCCAGGTTATGCAAAATGTCAATTTTGGCCCTCTTTGTGTTATATCCTTTTTGGGGACTCGAAGTTGGGGTAGACCATCATGGAAAACCCATCTTAGAATAAGAAAGTTCTCTCTAGAGAAGCCATTGTTGGAGACCTTAGGCTTGTATTTTGTTCAAGATTAATGAATAGAGACTCTTCCTTACTTGCTCGTGGACGTAGATCAGATTTTCAAAATGTTAAGTGACATATGAAATGAATGAGTGCTAGTCAGGATTGCagtttaacatttttattagtttcGTTTATCTCTTTTCAAGCTAAGTAGGAGATTAGATGGGCAAGAAGGcactattttttgttatttcgaTTATGATACATGGATGGTGAGCACCACCCTGTTcgataaaagaatatataaatcaaaagtGAGTTGTATCCTGACAATTTGGTCATTGATCCCTTTCAAAAAGGTTGGTAGTAGTTATTAAAGTGGTGTTCAAAACTTATAACAAGTTGGATCTTTGTACCACCTTGTTAGATAAAAGATTATCTGAATTGTGTCCTAGGAATTCGGTCATTGATCCTTCTGGAAAAGGTTGGTGGAAGTCATTATAACAGCTTGTAAAATTGCACAGGAAGTCAAGTTGGATGTGCGCACTGGATAACTTAGTGATACGCATACATAGTGTTTGTGGGGAGGTATAGAGTGATAGAAAAGCAAATCTTGTGGAACCGCAGTTAAAAATTTGTATGAAGGCTTGCAATACTTGGTGTCCCATAAGCCAACCTGCCTAACTTTGGAGGCCGGCAACTTGATGCTTATGTCAAGCTAGCTTCTCTGTAATTATGAATCGGTGTATTTGCTTTTATATTGTTGGCACTTTGAAGAGCTTAGTCTTCGATGTGGGGCTGAAGATGGAAAGGGTTTTTCAACTATATATGTTGGAAACTCAAGTCAATGGTCTTGTTCTATTTGGTGCTTCTTCCCTTTCGTGATTCCTTCTCCTCTCAGTGTTTGGAAACATTCCTGGAAGTAGTTTTGGTCTAATCAGTTAAAAAGGATTATTCTTCTTAAGTAAACGATGCATTCTTTAAAAGAGGAGGTGCGTCAACTGAGCACTCTTCTCATTTGGTTCTATTTGCGTCATCTAGCTAGATTTGATGTCGGGTATATTGTAGCTTAGGTTCGAGATATCTTGTGTCCTTCATGATCATACACTCTATGAGTAGCTGACTTACTCCTTTTTGGTAACGAAGAAATGTCCTCCACATTCCACCTTAATTCATGAGCCTAGAAGGGCAATTGAAGTTAAACTCATAACCTATAGAGAGGGCACAATAAGAAGTTTGGTGGGGTAAATCTGGAGCTTTTCATTTGTACATTTAGTGGGGAGGTTACTTTTCATTGAAAGACTGAATTTggttattttatatgtttacaTCTATATCTTTGGTTTTTGGTGGATGCTTGTATTATGAATGTACTTGGGTTGAGACTCCtaaacatataaaattcttttacgATGTATATGCAAAGATGGCTGTTAATAATATATGGATATTTAGAAAAAACTGTTACTTGCAAATTGCCTTGCCGTGAGGAATTGATTTCGGTTCTATATATGgttcttatttttttcctacattttttcatttttctggtTTTAACTATATGTTGCTTTATACCATCTtaatcatataaatatacatgaaTATTTGCCCTTTAAGAGCTTTGTTAAATATTAGATAGCAAAAACAACCATGCATTCCAGGCAGGTTTGTCAAAACTTGTATAACGATTTTACAAGCTCCTTGTTTTGTTCTATAACAGGAAAATGTTGTAGTTTCTTAATTAGATTTTGcatgtaaaatattattatatatatatatatattgtgacagcccagaccacccgcatgcgatattatcctctttggatctggaaaatcctcttacaatccagccctcaaggttttaaaaggcctcgtaagggaaatgtatccacacccacttatatggagtgtttcgttcccctttccaaccgatgtgggacttcacaatctttcccctttggggcccagcgtcctcgctggcacaccgatccgggttcggctctgataccatccgTGACAGCTCAGACCacctgcatgcgatattgtcttctttggatctggagaatcctcttacccAACcgtcaaggttttaaaagatcTCATAAAgaaaagatatccacacccacttatatagAATGTTTCGTTcttctttccaaccgatgtgggacttcacatatatatttatggttgtTGTCTTATTTATGGTTTAGCGTTGATATTGTGGTTTTCTACTTATTCACAActctttttcttcaaattagattatttaatttgtttgtggTAATTTCTTAATTACAATAAATATCCAGATAAATGAAACGATGTGATAATTTCTTAATTACAATAAATGTGGATCCCTTTGTCCTAtcccataaattaaataaacatgcTTTGAAACATTAAGCATGTGATAAGGgaggaaaattttgttttggccAGTGGGACCCACATAATGTGGGACTTGTCATTTGTATATATGGGACAATTAATTGCaagatatatgcatatataaatatatatatatatatatatatagtccttcTACAATCAGGACCCGTCCggatagatatatattatttgtcctGAGATTCTACTGATAACAAGTATTGAACTTCTTAAAATACCAGAAGTGTTAAACTTCTTCAAttgccaaaccaaaaaaaaaaaaaaagctacctTCCACAATACATGCTTTATTTTGATTAAGaatacacaataaaatttaagtttctACAAAATTTAAGCCAACAACCATGTTGGCTTCCTCCTTCCtcctcattttttttcctaccatttaagtttttaaatgatttacatgaatgggTGACGCAAGAAAATAAAGTAAGTCAATTGAACATTTTTGCTCTTGAACTTTACCAAATTGCCAAATTACTCCTTAATCTTTGGCTTAAAGCAGTGTCTTTACCAAATTGCCAAATTACTCCTTATTCTTTGGCTTAAAGCAGTATCTCCCAGTCCCTGCTACTGATCAATCTAAATCTTAAAACTGAATTTATGTCGATTTCAGTAGGATGATATCAACTCACATGTGACACTGGAAAGAATTTGGGTTTGAAATAATCAATTTATGAAACGAatggacaatttttttttattttttatctttttaatgaaCAATCCAGGTAATAAGCATATATGTTCATCAGTTAGTTGGAAGCATGTCAACAGCTTGTCTAACATATCATATACGATGGATACAATCTTAAGAAATCACTGGGGCAATCACAATTTCTAAGTTCTAAACTCCTATGCATACACATGAATAAACACACATATACAGTAGCAGAAAGTAAAAATCCCACCTTATATTTTACTAGCCAAAAATAATGGCAAGCTTCCACCACCATGACCCTTGCATAAGATGCTATTGTAGCAAGCCCAACTTAGTACTGAccgacaaaaataaaaatttatgtatatatatataaaaaaaaaaaaaaaaaaatgtctaccTGCCACACAATCCATACTCGTTTTGATGAAGAATACCCAGTAAAATGTAAGTTTCTATATATGATCAACTATCTCAATAAAATGCAAGTTCTTATATATGATCAGTTATCTCTTTGTAATATCATCCTTCTTCACAGTGAAATCCCAGAGATCaccatatttttcattaaaatcccaaatGTCCATTGTATTGTAATCAGCAATTAACTTGTCACGAGCTCCTCTTTCCATATTGTATATCTGAGGCTCAAAGTTGTGGGGTTGATCTGGTTTATCCATCTCAATGATGCAAAACACTATTGTAAACAAACCAGCCCCAATGAACAAATACTCCCCCTGAaagatattaccaaaaaaaccaattaaGAATCTCCTAATTGTACTCTATAGTATTATATCTTGTAACAGTTTGGTATTACCGGAACATGGAAATAGTACCCAGCTGCAATTGCTGGAGGAAAGAGCCATGAAATTAGACCTGCCCAGAACAACAAAAACCCACAAAATGTTTGTCATTTGTGATTAATTGTTAGTGAAATTTaaggatttgaaaatttaaaaatctttacCTTGAAAACCTGTAGGTGGTTCTACAGATTGAAATTCTTCTACCAATGTTTCCCAAAATGGTCCTGAAAAAAAAAGCGGAATCcatgtaattaatttaattcactGAAATTAGAGTCTGTTAAAAAGCAACAaacttttacaattttaaaatgaaaggcTCCCAAGTAGCTAAAAGCAATGAAAAGGTAAACCATTAATACACATACCTTTATCTTCTGCTTCATTGTAAGTGTGATGCTCGTCATACTTTCCATACACAAAATCTTCCTGAAAATCAAACCACACAGCAACAAATAAGCATTGCATAGCAAGCAAAATTCCGAAAAGGGTCTTTGTTAAACCAGCAAAttcagaagagagagagagagagagaaagagagtacCGGGCTAACACTGTTAGTGGCCCAGCGATCAACAGGGTCTTCATTGAGATCAGGTTCAATCTCAGACAAACCAGCTGCCTTCAACCTCTTCCATGTTCTCTTCCCGAAATCGAGGCTTCTCCGGTTCGACACGGTAATCCTAGGTTCCAGTGAATTGGAGGAGCTGATTTTGGGCACTGAATGGGTCGAGAAAATGGAAGGTGAAGAACAACAaactgccatttttttttttttttttttttaatcttccaaGTGCTCTGCTTTTGAAGTTGCTTGTTCTTTCTGTTTTTAACGGTAATACATGTTCACGTCACTGCCGGTCACCAAAAATCGTGACAGTTGCTAATTATGGCATGCCGCGTTCATAGGATATTGTGTTCGTTGTTTTGTCAAACGGCGTGGCTGTGTTTTGGTTGGTTCGTTCTAGTTTTTGTTATCACCGAGATGGTACTGTATCATTATAATGTTCCAAAATTGAATGGTTAGAGGAACCAGACTCCTTATCcacaagaaaagaaatatggtttTTCATTAGAAGTATGGTatgaatattcaaaaataataaaatcttatGTTAGATTTTGCATTATGTGTCTTAAAAAGTGTGTAAATTATCTCAACGATATaagaattacaaattaattaaacaattatttagcaaacattttattttataagaacATCTACACTCAAATCATTGAACCCAatcatatatttgatatttcaaatcacctttttttttttttttttaacatataattcTATCACAAGTAGTTTAACTTCTTGCTCCATTATATGGTGTATGCATGGTATAAATTCTTTGTCTTATCTTTTAtagtttatcattttatttatttatttttgggttttcagGCTAAgaatcattttcttgtttaCTGGGTAGTAGATTATAGAGTTTATAGTTGTGGAAAGCAAATGGGAGGTCTGTATTACTAAGGCCATTAATGTTACAACTtgcatgttcttaaatttcataaaaagtaGGCAACATCTTATAATTGTACAATAAAGCCACTAGATATGATATATATGTTACATATATGCACTAATGCACATTTTTCATTAGCGGCCAAGGTTGCAACCGAGTTggtaaatatcatatttttttttcttttttttctatttaaattcgAATCTGTGATAAATCGACAATgtcattaattataaaaaaaaaaaattgcacatttTTTATTAAGTCATCTATTGGCTgatgaagaaataaataaataaattaagagcCTTTGTTGATCATTAATCAACtcatccaattttattttttttttcatttgttggtTAAAAACCAAGTAGGGTTCttccaattttttctttttgataaagtTGGTTTACATAttaaattgactttttttttccttcacttttatgactaatataaaaatacaattatactCAAATTATAAGTAAAAACGTAGTCTCCTTTAAAAGGTCACTGCTTATATTAgaactataaaaaaatataataagcaTCCTAacgaataaaaaacaaaatttgaaccAATTCATCTTCCTTACCTcttcatataattaatttataatttttcaaaaatggaatACAATGGAGATTGTAACACAATTTGAAGGACAGAAAAGATTTTCCCAATCCCAACTAAAatattcattcaaaaaaaaaaaaaaatttcatttcccCCTGCCAATAACTGGCTTTTATTGTTCTCTCCAATAAGGTTTTATTAGAATAatttggccggttttctttGGTTCGTCCTGCTATATAAACATTGAGTCACATAAAGTCTGTTTGCCATGCCCAAAGCATAATATGTCTAACAGATGCTATATAAATGGTGATGTAAAGAAAGTTGGGGTCTACAATAGTGCTCTGCTCTCACTTAGAACCATTACTTGATGTCTTGCACTATTGCTTGTGGATATTTTcggattttgatttttattagaGTCTACAGATTGAAATTCTTCTACCAATGCTTCCCCATAAGGTCCTGAAAAATGCAGAACCATGTGATTAAAATTCATTGAAATTAGAGTCTCTTAAAAAGCAACAAActcttacaattttttttaaaaataggctCCCAAGTAGTTAAAAGCAATGAAAAAGTCAACCAAG contains the following coding sequences:
- the LOC107405120 gene encoding photosynthetic NDH subunit of subcomplex B 5, chloroplastic, which encodes MAVCCSSPSIFSTHSVPKISSSNSLEPRITVSNRRSLDFGKRTWKRLKAAGLSEIEPDLNEDPVDRWATNSVSPEDFVYGKYDEHHTYNEAEDKGPFWETLVEEFQSVEPPTGFQGLISWLFPPAIAAGYYFHVPGEYLFIGAGLFTIVFCIIEMDKPDQPHNFEPQIYNMERGARDKLIADYNTMDIWDFNEKYGDLWDFTVKKDDITKR